The following coding sequences lie in one beta proteobacterium CB genomic window:
- a CDS encoding Carbohydrate kinase, YjeF related protein: MNAPTELRSLELITRLKREPSEHKGNAGKVLLIGGAPGMAGALMLSGSAALHLGTGWTILEMLDPTSAHAMPEQPELMVRLASFNALEQLEATAPDVIAIGPGLGFSALARDWLTAVLKYPKVPLVIDADALNLIADTPEFLNLLKQRNQVSPGLTVLTPHPGEAANLLNTSAGVVQENRLTALSNLVVLTDCIVVLKGQHTLIASPLQQALLCKEGNPGMAVGGMGDVLTGAIAAIAAQGIRHHINLWEASCLGVQLHASAADSLVAQQIGPIGLTPTEVILEMRSLLNKLL, from the coding sequence ATGAATGCCCCCACGGAACTGAGATCACTCGAGCTGATTACCCGTCTCAAGCGAGAGCCCTCAGAACATAAGGGCAATGCTGGGAAAGTATTGCTTATTGGTGGCGCGCCTGGAATGGCTGGTGCCCTGATGCTGTCTGGCAGCGCTGCGCTCCACTTGGGGACTGGCTGGACCATTTTAGAAATGCTGGATCCAACTTCCGCCCATGCAATGCCAGAGCAGCCTGAACTCATGGTCCGCTTGGCCAGCTTTAATGCCCTAGAGCAATTAGAGGCTACTGCACCCGATGTCATTGCCATTGGTCCAGGCTTAGGCTTCTCTGCGCTGGCAAGAGATTGGCTCACCGCAGTATTGAAGTACCCAAAAGTTCCACTAGTCATTGATGCAGATGCACTCAATTTAATAGCCGATACCCCTGAGTTTTTAAATCTACTCAAGCAGCGTAATCAAGTGTCTCCCGGTTTAACTGTCCTCACACCCCATCCCGGAGAGGCGGCCAATCTACTCAATACCTCTGCAGGAGTCGTACAAGAAAATCGTCTTACCGCCCTGTCGAACTTAGTTGTACTCACCGACTGCATCGTCGTTCTGAAGGGTCAACATACCTTGATCGCCTCCCCCCTTCAGCAAGCACTGCTATGTAAGGAAGGAAATCCCGGTATGGCTGTCGGCGGCATGGGCGATGTCTTGACTGGCGCCATTGCGGCAATTGCCGCCCAAGGCATACGCCATCACATCAATCTATGGGAAGCTAGTTGCCTTGGGGTTCAGCTCCATGCATCGGCGGCCGATAGTTTGGTGGCTCAGCAAATTGGTCCCATTGGACTTACTCCAACTGAGGTCATCTTAGAGATGCGGAGCCTTCTCAATAAGCTGTTATAA
- a CDS encoding Aminotransferase, class V — MPGLLPNVDPDGLLEFSVVYTDRSLNHMSEEFKKVMVDISGVLKDAYNASSAVIVPGSGTFGMEAVARQFANNEKCLVLRNGWFSYRWTQIFDLANITKDITVIKGKQLENATQGVFAPAPIDEVVAFIKKEKPAVVFAPHVETSAGIILPDDYLKAVGEAVRSVNGLFVLDCIASGAMWVDMKACNVDVLITAPQKGWSSSPCCALIAMGDRARERIESTQSSSFSMDLKKWLQIMEAYEKGGHVYHTTMPTDALKILRNVMKETQALGFAALKAKQQELGDKVRALLVSNGYHSVSAKGFQSPGVVVSYTKDPDIQSGKKFIALGLQTAAGVPLQCDERPDFRTFRIGLFGLEKLAHVDRTVGHLAAALEKITETEAQAA, encoded by the coding sequence ATGCCAGGCTTACTCCCGAATGTTGATCCAGACGGTCTATTAGAGTTCTCGGTTGTTTATACCGATCGCTCACTTAACCACATGTCTGAAGAGTTTAAAAAAGTCATGGTGGATATTTCTGGCGTCCTCAAGGATGCTTATAACGCTAGCTCTGCAGTTATCGTTCCTGGTAGCGGAACTTTTGGTATGGAAGCAGTCGCCCGCCAATTCGCGAACAATGAAAAGTGCCTCGTCTTACGTAACGGCTGGTTTAGTTATCGTTGGACTCAGATTTTTGATCTGGCCAACATTACCAAGGACATTACTGTTATCAAAGGTAAGCAATTAGAGAATGCAACGCAGGGTGTCTTCGCCCCAGCACCAATTGATGAAGTTGTGGCTTTTATTAAGAAAGAAAAGCCAGCAGTTGTTTTCGCTCCTCACGTAGAAACTTCTGCCGGCATTATCTTGCCAGACGATTATCTTAAGGCCGTGGGTGAAGCGGTTCGTTCAGTCAACGGTTTGTTCGTGCTCGACTGCATCGCTTCAGGTGCAATGTGGGTAGACATGAAGGCTTGCAATGTGGATGTGTTAATCACTGCTCCTCAAAAAGGTTGGAGTAGTTCGCCTTGCTGTGCACTGATCGCCATGGGTGACAGAGCACGCGAGCGCATTGAGTCTACTCAGAGCAGTAGTTTCTCAATGGATCTGAAGAAGTGGCTTCAAATTATGGAAGCCTATGAAAAGGGTGGTCACGTGTATCACACCACCATGCCAACAGACGCGCTCAAAATTTTGCGTAATGTGATGAAAGAAACTCAGGCCCTTGGCTTTGCTGCACTCAAAGCGAAGCAACAAGAGTTGGGGGATAAAGTTCGCGCCTTATTGGTATCAAATGGTTACCATTCAGTTTCAGCCAAAGGCTTTCAGTCCCCTGGCGTAGTGGTGAGCTATACCAAGGATCCAGATATTCAATCAGGCAAGAAGTTTATTGCTCTAGGTTTGCAAACTGCTGCTGGCGTACCACTACAGTGTGATGAGCGTCCAGACTTCCGCACTTTCCGTATCGGTTTATTTGGTCTTGAGAAGTTGGCCCACGTTGATCGCACAGTCGGTCATCTTGCAGCAGCTCTTGAAAAGATTACTGAAACTGAAGCGCAAGCAGCTTAA